The following coding sequences lie in one Cannabis sativa cultivar Pink pepper isolate KNU-18-1 chromosome 5, ASM2916894v1, whole genome shotgun sequence genomic window:
- the LOC115715967 gene encoding protein HOTHEAD-like, with the protein MYTDRYYTFMKDATSAPAVERYDYIIIGGGTASCPLAATLSQNATVLVLERGGSPYDNPSVTNITSFLSTLLDLTPNSPAQLFISEDGVYNHRPRVLGGGSSINAGFYTRASAEFVEKAGWDKTLVEESYEWVEKKVAFKPVLGPWQSAVRDGLLEEGVSPNNGFTFEHLHGTKVGGTIFDKQGHRHTAANLLQYADPKKIVVYLRATVHKILFRNKPGMSRREAYGVIYKDWNGGVHRALLIDNSKNEIIVSAGALGSPQLLMLSGIGPANHLKAHRIPVVMDQPMVGQGMSDNSMNLVFIPSPNPVEVSLVQTVGITSSNSFIEAASGLSISLSWAKILTKYFQPFINQKVVPDNLTINGGVILQKIDGPLSTGHLQLKNTNPADNPSVTFNYYKEEQDLNKCVEGMKTIKKVIMSKAFSKLRYGQIPVQVYTSLISVVPLNLRPRHIGDSFSLEQFCKDTVMTIWHYHGGCQVGKVVDNEYKVLRVDALRVVDGSTFLASPGTNPQATVMMLGRYMGSRILRARVY; encoded by the exons ATGTATACAGATCGATACTACACATTTATGAAAGATGCAACGTCAGCACCGGCAGTTGAACGCTACGACTACATAATCATTGGAGGAGGAACAGCCAGCTGTCCACTAGCGGCGACTCTTTCACAAAACGCCACCGTTTTAGTCCTTGAGAGAGGTGGCTCACCCTATGACAACCCCAGCGTAACCAATATAACCAGTTTTTTGTCCACTCTTTTGGACCTCACTCCAAATTCACCTGCCCAACTCTTCATCTCCGAAGACGGTGTTTACAACCACAGGCCCCGCGTTCTCGGCGGTGGCTCCTCTATAAACGCCGGCTTTTACACTCGCGCCAGCGCCGAGTTCGTGGAGAAGGCAGGGTGGGATAAGACATTGGTGGAGGAGTCGTACGAGTGGGTTGAAAAAAAGGTGGCATTTAAGCCGGTGTTGGGGCCGTGGCAGTCGGCGGTGAGAGATGGTTTGCTTGAAGAGGGAGTTTCTCCGAATAATGGTTTCACGTTTGAGCATTTGCATGGGACTAAGGTTGGTGGCACTATTTTTGATAAACAAGGTCATAGGCATACGGCCGCGAATTTGCTTCAGTATGCTGATCCAAAAAAGATTGTTGTTTATCTTCGTGCAACTGTGCATAAAATTCTATTCAGAAATAAACCAG GAATGTCCAGACGTGAAGCTTATGGGGTAATTTATAAGGATTGGAATGGAGGTGTGCACAGGGCGTTGTTGATTGATAACtccaaaaatgaaataatagtGTCAGCTGGAGCTCTAGGAAGCCCACAATTATTGATGTTGAGTGGTATAGGGCCAGCTAACCATCTCAAGGCTCACCGTATCCCAGTTGTAATGGACCAGCCCATGGTTGGTCAAGGCATGTCTGATAATTCAATGAATCTTGTGTTTATACCTTCGCCTAATCCAGTAGAAGTCTCCCTTGTTCAAACTGTGGGTATCACAAGCTCTAATAGCTTCATAGAGGCAGCTAGTGGATTGAGCATTTCTCTGTCTTGGGCCAAAATCCTTACAAAGTATTTTCAGCCATTTATAAATCAG AAAGTGGTTCCCGATAATTTAACAATTAATGGTGGAGTCATACTCCAAAAAATCGACGGTCCACTCTCCACAGGACATCTACAACTAAAGAACACAAACCCAGCAGACAACCCATCAGTGACCTTTAACTACTACAAAGAAGAGCAAGACTTAAATAAGTGTGTTGAGGGTATGAAAACCATTAAAAAGGTTATAATGTCAAAAGCATTTTCCAAGCTTCGGTACGGACAGATACCTGTTCAAGTCTACACTAGCTTAATATCTGTTGTTCCTCTCAATCTGAGGCCCAGGCACATTGGTGATTCTTTCTCTTTGGAACAATTTTGCAAAGACACTGTAATGACCATATGGCATTACCATGGAGGTTGTCAAGTTGGTAAAGTTGTTGATAATGAGTATAAGGTTCTTCGTGTTGATGCTTTGAGGGTTGTTGATGGTTCTACTTTTCTTGCATCTCCTGGAACTAATCCTCAAGCTACTGTTATGATGTTAGGAAG GTACATGGGAAGTCGGATTCTGCGAGCCAGAGTTTACtaa